A stretch of the Streptomyces ortus genome encodes the following:
- the pelF gene encoding GT4 family glycosyltransferase PelF, with translation MGDTVGSGSTTAIAGVDIGAIRVTLLTEGTYPHSQGGVSVWCDQLVRGIPDADFQILAVTGDGREPVTWETPTHVSKVVSIPTWGPTPTGRAPTGRRLRSFVDTYEMFLLSLLDPGPGPGAGSHVGPSTLERFAEGLYGLAVLAQYGELTAGLRTEAALRTLAAVWNRPHLPTHAARPTMHDALTATDLLEHALRPLAVAPPRDGITHAVSGGLAVLPGLLARHLHGTPLLLTEHGVYLRERYIGYGADGFRWPVKALLLGFFRLLAQETYARAALVTPGNHYNRRWEERGGTAPDKIRTVYNGVDPGAFPPAGPEPEVPTLAWAGRVDPIKDLETLIRAFALVRREMPQVRLRLFGGTPSGGQAYRERCQALSRDLGIAEAVAFEGRVEDIRDAYAAGTVVMLSSISEGFPFTLIEAMSCGRATVSTDVGGVREAVGGTGLVVPPREPEAMARAALELLRAPARRAWMGEAARLRVIDQFTLRHTIDSFREIYGALAAGEDRAHPAEDPAPRARRAGGEW, from the coding sequence ATGGGGGACACAGTGGGATCCGGCTCGACCACGGCCATCGCGGGCGTCGACATCGGCGCGATCCGCGTCACCCTGCTCACCGAAGGCACCTACCCGCACAGCCAGGGCGGAGTGAGCGTCTGGTGCGATCAGCTCGTCCGCGGGATACCCGACGCGGACTTCCAGATACTCGCGGTCACCGGTGACGGCCGCGAGCCCGTCACCTGGGAGACACCCACGCACGTCAGCAAGGTGGTCTCCATCCCCACCTGGGGACCGACGCCGACCGGTCGCGCACCGACCGGCCGGCGGCTGCGGAGCTTCGTCGACACCTACGAGATGTTCCTGCTGTCCCTCCTCGATCCCGGCCCCGGCCCCGGCGCCGGCTCCCATGTCGGCCCCAGCACCCTGGAGCGCTTCGCCGAAGGGCTCTACGGCCTCGCGGTACTGGCCCAGTACGGGGAACTGACGGCGGGGTTGCGCACCGAGGCGGCGCTACGCACCCTGGCCGCCGTCTGGAACCGCCCGCACCTGCCGACCCACGCGGCCCGGCCGACCATGCACGACGCACTGACCGCGACCGACCTGCTGGAACACGCCCTGCGCCCACTGGCGGTCGCCCCGCCCAGGGACGGGATCACCCATGCCGTCAGCGGCGGACTGGCGGTCCTCCCCGGGCTGCTGGCCCGGCACCTGCACGGCACGCCCCTGCTGCTCACCGAACACGGCGTCTACCTGCGTGAACGGTACATCGGTTACGGCGCCGACGGTTTCCGCTGGCCGGTGAAGGCACTGCTGCTCGGCTTCTTCCGGCTGCTGGCACAGGAGACCTACGCCCGCGCCGCGCTCGTCACGCCAGGGAACCACTACAACCGACGCTGGGAGGAACGTGGCGGCACCGCACCCGACAAGATCCGTACCGTCTACAACGGTGTGGACCCCGGGGCCTTTCCTCCCGCCGGTCCGGAGCCGGAGGTCCCCACGCTGGCCTGGGCGGGCCGGGTCGATCCCATCAAGGACCTGGAAACGCTGATCCGGGCCTTCGCCCTGGTACGCCGGGAGATGCCCCAGGTGCGGTTGCGGCTGTTCGGCGGCACGCCCAGTGGCGGCCAGGCCTACCGGGAACGCTGCCAGGCTCTCAGCCGGGACCTGGGCATCGCCGAAGCGGTGGCGTTCGAGGGCCGGGTGGAGGACATCCGCGACGCCTACGCGGCGGGCACGGTGGTCATGCTCTCCAGCATCAGCGAAGGTTTTCCCTTCACCCTCATCGAGGCCATGTCGTGCGGCCGGGCCACCGTCTCCACCGACGTCGGCGGGGTCCGCGAGGCAGTGGGCGGCACCGGACTCGTCGTACCGCCGCGCGAACCGGAGGCGATGGCGCGGGCAGCCCTGGAACTGCTGCGCGCGCCCGCCCGCCGGGCCTGGATGGGCGAGGCCGCACGACTGAGGGTGATCGATCAGTTCACGCTCCGGCACACCATCGACTCCTTCCGGGAGATCTACGGCGCGCTGGCAGCGGGCGAGGACCGGGCGCACCCGGCCGAGGACCCGGCGCCGCGCGCCCGACGGGCCGGAGGTGAGTGGTGA
- a CDS encoding SDR family NAD(P)-dependent oxidoreductase yields the protein MTSSAPAIVAVTGAEGFIGSHLVEALVTTGHRVRAMAQYNSFSSYGWLETLPQDVMDNVEVVLGDVRDAGSVQHLLTGTEAVYHLAALIAIPYSYQAPHSYVATNVTGTLNVLEAVRRLGIPRMVHTSTSETYGTAQTVPITEDHPVNTQSPYAASKAGGDRLADSYHASFGTQVVTLRPFNTFGPRQSMRAVIPTVIGQVAAGERTIALGDLRPTRDFMFVKDTAQAFLAVGTAPAEAVVGRAFNAGTGGEISVGDLVTLVGKLMGAELAVREDTQRIRPAASEVMRLVCDASRLRAATGWEPAHSLQEGLEQTIRFFSDPANLARYKTAIYNV from the coding sequence GTGACCTCGTCCGCTCCCGCAATCGTCGCAGTAACCGGTGCCGAGGGATTCATCGGCTCGCACCTGGTGGAGGCACTCGTCACAACAGGACACCGGGTACGCGCCATGGCCCAGTACAACTCCTTCTCCTCCTACGGCTGGCTGGAGACCCTGCCGCAGGACGTGATGGACAACGTGGAGGTCGTACTCGGCGACGTACGCGACGCCGGATCGGTGCAGCACCTGCTCACCGGTACCGAGGCCGTCTATCACCTGGCCGCGCTGATCGCGATCCCGTACTCCTATCAGGCACCGCACAGCTACGTGGCCACCAATGTCACCGGGACGCTCAACGTGCTGGAAGCCGTACGCCGGCTCGGCATCCCCAGGATGGTGCACACCTCCACCAGCGAGACGTACGGCACCGCGCAGACCGTCCCCATCACCGAGGACCACCCCGTCAACACCCAGTCCCCGTACGCCGCTTCCAAGGCGGGCGGCGACCGGCTGGCCGACAGCTACCACGCGAGCTTCGGCACCCAGGTGGTCACTCTGCGGCCGTTCAACACCTTCGGGCCGCGTCAGTCCATGCGGGCGGTGATCCCCACCGTCATCGGGCAGGTCGCGGCAGGGGAGCGGACCATCGCCCTCGGTGACCTGCGGCCCACCCGGGACTTCATGTTCGTCAAGGACACCGCCCAGGCGTTCCTCGCGGTGGGCACCGCTCCCGCCGAAGCGGTCGTCGGCCGCGCTTTCAACGCCGGTACCGGCGGCGAGATCTCGGTCGGTGACCTGGTGACTCTGGTCGGCAAGCTCATGGGGGCCGAACTCGCGGTCCGCGAGGACACACAGCGCATCCGGCCCGCCGCGTCCGAGGTGATGAGGCTGGTCTGCGACGCCTCCCGGCTGCGCGCCGCGACCGGCTGGGAACCGGCCCACAGCCTCCAGGAGGGGCTGGAGCAGACCATCCGGTTCTTCTCCGACCCGGCGAACCTGGCCCGCTACAAGACCGCCATCTACAACGTCTGA
- a CDS encoding nucleotidyltransferase family protein: MHAVILAGGKGVRLRPYTTALPKPLVPIGDQHAILEIVMRQLADAGFTTCTIAIGHLGHIIRAYVGDGSQWGMRVDYSTEDSPLGTMGPVLTMLDRLPEHFLVMNGDILTDLDFRAVLRGHQADGAPLTIATYCRKVRIDFGVLTTDSKQVVGFSEKPTLDYRVSMGVYGLSRSTLDGYTPGLPLGFDELVLDLLRDGTPPAAHEFDGYWLDIGRPDDYDRANAEFTTHRDLLLKGA; the protein is encoded by the coding sequence ATGCACGCAGTCATTCTGGCCGGAGGCAAGGGTGTCCGGCTGCGCCCGTACACCACCGCCCTGCCCAAGCCGCTCGTCCCCATCGGCGACCAGCACGCCATCCTCGAAATCGTGATGCGGCAGCTCGCCGACGCCGGCTTCACCACCTGCACCATCGCCATCGGCCACCTCGGCCACATCATCCGCGCCTACGTCGGCGACGGCTCCCAATGGGGTATGCGCGTCGACTACTCGACAGAGGACAGCCCGCTGGGAACCATGGGACCGGTGCTGACCATGCTCGACCGGCTGCCCGAACACTTCCTCGTCATGAACGGCGACATCCTCACCGATCTGGACTTCCGCGCCGTCCTGCGCGGCCACCAGGCCGACGGTGCGCCGCTGACCATCGCCACCTACTGCCGCAAGGTCAGGATCGACTTCGGCGTCCTCACCACCGACAGCAAACAGGTCGTCGGCTTCTCCGAGAAGCCGACCCTGGACTACCGGGTCTCCATGGGCGTCTACGGACTCTCCCGCTCCACCCTCGACGGTTACACCCCCGGTCTGCCGCTCGGCTTCGACGAACTCGTCCTCGACCTGCTTCGCGACGGCACGCCCCCGGCCGCCCACGAGTTCGACGGCTACTGGCTCGACATCGGCCGCCCCGACGACTACGACCGGGCCAACGCCGAGTTCACCACCCACCGTGACCTGCTGCTGAAGGGAGCGTGA
- a CDS encoding NAD-dependent epimerase/dehydratase family protein has product MRVLVLGSTGFLGRHITEHLRAMSGVRVLGAGRSPGADLRVDLTTTTVPALAADLRALAPDAVVNCAGAVGGGPLLLAETNARGPAVLCEALTAAGIPVRLVHLGSAGEYGTNAGQPLGEDAATCPQGAYGATKLAGSLTVAEAALDAVVLRVFNPLGPGSPGTSLPGRLADELLRAGPDGAVRVGDLSAYRDFVDARDVARAAALAATTPGPLPRILNIAGGSATRVREVAQGLARISGFHGRIDENGPGSRRSSAVSWQQADITAAATALGWHPERALATSLADLWTSRTGTPPAPAPV; this is encoded by the coding sequence ATGCGCGTCCTCGTCCTCGGCTCCACCGGGTTCCTGGGTCGGCACATCACGGAGCACCTGCGCGCCATGTCCGGCGTGCGGGTGCTCGGCGCCGGCCGCTCCCCGGGCGCCGACCTGCGGGTCGACCTCACCACCACCACCGTCCCCGCTCTCGCCGCCGACCTGCGCGCGCTGGCCCCGGACGCCGTCGTCAACTGCGCCGGTGCCGTCGGAGGCGGCCCGCTCCTGCTGGCGGAGACCAACGCCCGAGGGCCCGCCGTGCTGTGCGAGGCCCTGACCGCGGCCGGCATCCCGGTACGGCTGGTCCATCTCGGATCCGCCGGCGAGTACGGGACGAACGCCGGGCAACCGCTCGGCGAGGACGCCGCCACCTGTCCGCAGGGCGCGTACGGGGCCACCAAACTGGCGGGTTCGCTGACCGTCGCCGAGGCCGCGCTGGACGCCGTCGTCCTCCGGGTGTTCAACCCCCTCGGTCCGGGCTCGCCCGGCACCAGCCTGCCGGGGCGGCTCGCCGACGAACTGCTGCGCGCCGGGCCGGACGGCGCGGTACGGGTCGGTGACCTGTCCGCGTACCGCGACTTCGTCGACGCACGGGACGTGGCCCGTGCCGCCGCCCTCGCCGCCACCACGCCCGGTCCGCTGCCCCGCATCCTCAACATCGCCGGCGGCAGCGCCACCCGGGTCCGCGAGGTGGCGCAGGGCCTCGCCCGGATCAGCGGATTCCACGGGCGGATCGACGAGAACGGCCCCGGTTCCCGGCGTTCGTCGGCCGTCTCCTGGCAGCAGGCGGACATCACGGCTGCCGCAACGGCTCTGGGCTGGCATCCCGAACGCGCCCTCGCCACCTCGCTCGCCGACCTGTGGACCTCGCGCACCGGCACACCCCCGGCCCCGGCCCCGGTATGA
- a CDS encoding spherulation-specific family 4 protein, with amino-acid sequence MTHGRLLVPLYVHPAVDPAAWQALTRVPSRLYGVVLNVADGPGATRDPAFAAAAGALRTAGIRVLGYLDTAYGTRPHQAVLQDLRHHISWYGTDGVFLDQAGAEAGLLPYYRALAEEVRDHGVGTVTLNPGVHPDPGYASLADLLVTFEGDWQAYLTSSVPSWTEAYPPSRFCHLVHGIPDGLCDLAARTTRIRRADIHCAVPGEGANPWAALPPALRRGTA; translated from the coding sequence ATGACACACGGCCGACTGCTCGTTCCGCTGTACGTCCACCCCGCGGTGGACCCAGCGGCCTGGCAGGCTCTGACGCGGGTCCCGTCGCGGCTGTACGGCGTCGTCCTCAACGTCGCCGACGGCCCCGGCGCGACCCGCGACCCGGCCTTCGCCGCCGCCGCCGGGGCGCTGCGTACGGCGGGCATCCGCGTGCTCGGATACCTCGACACCGCCTATGGCACCCGTCCCCACCAGGCGGTGCTCCAGGACCTGCGCCACCACATCAGCTGGTACGGAACCGACGGTGTCTTTCTCGACCAGGCCGGCGCCGAAGCCGGCCTGCTGCCGTACTACCGCGCGCTGGCCGAAGAGGTCCGTGACCACGGTGTCGGCACCGTCACGCTCAACCCGGGAGTCCACCCCGATCCCGGCTACGCCTCCCTCGCCGATCTCCTGGTCACCTTCGAAGGGGACTGGCAGGCCTACCTCACCTCGTCCGTGCCCTCGTGGACCGAGGCGTACCCGCCGAGCCGCTTCTGCCATCTGGTCCACGGCATCCCGGACGGCCTGTGCGACCTCGCCGCCCGCACCACCCGGATCCGCCGGGCCGACATCCACTGCGCGGTACCGGGGGAGGGCGCGAACCCCTGGGCCGCTCTGCCCCCGGCGCTGAGGAGGGGAACCGCGTGA
- a CDS encoding endo alpha-1,4 polygalactosaminidase, with the protein MRSTTRPSFPPSVVHLVCTGALAGLLTGCVTAPGRTPDGHPPAARWHPRPGTAWQWQLSGTVDTRVDVPVYDIDGFENGPAVVRRLHQSGRKVICYINAGAWESFRPDRDDFPAAVLGRSDGWNGERWLDIRRRSVLRPIMAARLDMCRAKGFDAVEPDLLDGHTNDTGFPLTAAHQLAYNRMIANLAHERGLAVGLKNDLEQIPDLVGDFDFAVNEQCAQYRECSSLSPFIKAGKAVFHVEYSEPERTFCPIAKRLGLDSMRKRLDLGRWRSTC; encoded by the coding sequence GTGAGGTCCACAACCCGCCCGTCATTCCCGCCGTCCGTCGTACACCTCGTGTGCACGGGAGCGCTGGCGGGGCTGCTCACCGGGTGCGTCACGGCCCCGGGCCGCACCCCCGACGGACATCCGCCGGCCGCACGCTGGCATCCGCGCCCCGGCACGGCCTGGCAGTGGCAGCTCAGTGGCACCGTCGACACCCGTGTGGACGTCCCCGTCTACGACATCGACGGTTTCGAGAACGGCCCCGCCGTCGTGCGACGCCTCCACCAGAGCGGCCGCAAAGTCATCTGCTACATCAACGCCGGCGCCTGGGAGTCCTTCCGCCCCGACCGCGACGACTTTCCCGCCGCCGTTCTCGGCCGCTCCGACGGATGGAACGGCGAGCGCTGGCTCGACATCCGCCGCCGCTCGGTGCTCCGCCCCATCATGGCCGCACGTCTCGACATGTGCCGTGCGAAGGGCTTCGACGCCGTCGAGCCCGACCTCCTCGACGGCCACACCAACGACACAGGATTCCCGCTGACCGCCGCCCACCAGCTCGCCTACAACCGCATGATCGCGAACCTCGCACACGAACGGGGCTTGGCGGTCGGTCTCAAGAACGACCTGGAACAGATCCCCGACCTGGTCGGTGACTTCGATTTCGCGGTCAACGAGCAATGCGCCCAGTACCGCGAATGCTCGTCGCTGAGTCCCTTCATCAAGGCGGGCAAGGCCGTCTTTCACGTGGAGTACAGCGAGCCCGAGCGCACGTTCTGCCCGATCGCCAAGCGCCTCGGCCTCGACTCGATGCGTAAACGGCTCGATCTGGGCCGCTGGCGCAGCACCTGCTGA
- a CDS encoding DUF4232 domain-containing protein, with product MTSERGSTESPAKGSDCTTDDLRARLAATGQEMNSKYFDLTLTNTTDGTCALKGYAGLSLVDAEGGLIGKPATRSQDGAAKAENVVLKAGQAAHAVVRTPDKGVTDGKCWAKPARIKVYPPNNTAALTASPGTLLVCGDSFTVGPFTAQAP from the coding sequence GTGACCTCGGAGCGGGGCTCGACCGAGAGTCCCGCCAAGGGAAGCGACTGCACCACGGACGATCTGCGGGCGCGGCTCGCGGCCACCGGTCAGGAGATGAACAGTAAGTACTTCGACCTGACCCTCACCAACACCACGGACGGCACCTGCGCCCTCAAGGGGTACGCGGGGCTGTCACTGGTCGACGCCGAGGGCGGGCTCATCGGGAAGCCCGCGACCCGCTCGCAGGACGGGGCCGCGAAGGCGGAGAACGTCGTGCTGAAGGCGGGGCAGGCCGCGCACGCCGTCGTGCGGACACCCGACAAGGGGGTCACGGACGGCAAGTGCTGGGCGAAGCCCGCCCGGATCAAGGTCTACCCGCCGAACAACACGGCAGCGCTCACCGCGTCTCCGGGGACATTGCTGGTCTGCGGCGACTCGTTCACGGTCGGTCCGTTCACCGCGCAGGCGCCCTGA
- a CDS encoding SDR family oxidoreductase: protein MPRRDTDRETGRETGRDINIAVPDLTGKTAVVTGASDGIGLGIASRLAAAGAEVIMPVRNPRKGEQAVAGIRERTPDANVSLRSLDLSSLASVAELGRTLLDEGRPLHLLVNNAGVMTPPDRQTTADGFELQFGTNHLGHFALVDHLLPLLRAGRARVTSQISVAANSNAINWDDLNWERSYSGMRAYSQSKIAFGLFGLELDRRSKAAGWGITSNLSHPGIAPTSLLAARPEVGRAKDTMSVRLIRAASARGLVVGTVHTAQLPALLAATSPEAVGGEFYGPSGPGHMGGPPARQKLYSRLRDTEDARRIWRLSEELLGAHSKR, encoded by the coding sequence ATGCCACGCCGAGACACCGACAGGGAAACCGGCAGGGAAACCGGCAGGGACATCAACATCGCCGTTCCGGACTTGACCGGGAAGACCGCTGTGGTCACCGGAGCCAGTGACGGGATCGGGCTCGGTATCGCATCGCGCCTGGCCGCCGCGGGCGCGGAGGTCATCATGCCGGTCCGCAATCCGCGCAAGGGCGAGCAAGCGGTCGCGGGGATCCGCGAGCGGACCCCCGACGCGAACGTGTCGCTGCGCTCCCTGGACCTCTCCTCACTCGCCTCCGTCGCGGAGCTGGGCAGGACCCTGCTCGACGAGGGCCGCCCCCTGCACCTGCTCGTCAACAACGCCGGCGTCATGACCCCGCCCGACCGGCAGACCACGGCCGACGGTTTCGAGCTGCAGTTCGGCACCAACCACCTGGGGCACTTCGCCCTGGTCGACCACCTGCTGCCGTTGCTCCGGGCCGGCCGGGCCCGCGTGACGTCGCAGATCAGCGTCGCGGCGAACAGCAACGCCATCAACTGGGACGACCTGAACTGGGAACGTTCCTACAGCGGCATGCGCGCCTACAGCCAGTCGAAGATCGCCTTCGGCCTCTTCGGCCTCGAACTCGACCGGCGCAGCAAGGCGGCGGGCTGGGGCATCACCAGCAACCTCTCCCACCCGGGGATCGCGCCGACGAGCCTGCTCGCCGCCCGCCCCGAGGTCGGCCGGGCCAAGGACACGATGAGCGTGCGCCTGATCCGGGCCGCGTCGGCCCGCGGCCTCGTCGTCGGAACGGTCCACACGGCACAACTGCCCGCTCTCCTCGCCGCCACGTCACCCGAAGCGGTCGGGGGCGAGTTCTACGGGCCGAGCGGGCCCGGACACATGGGCGGCCCTCCGGCGCGGCAGAAGCTGTACAGCCGCCTGCGCGACACGGAGGACGCGCGGCGTATCTGGCGGCTCTCCGAGGAACTGCTGGGCGCGCACTCCAAACGATGA
- a CDS encoding helix-turn-helix transcriptional regulator, translated as MEIDRAGLAAFLRHRRELLQPEDVGLPRGQRRRTSGLRREEVAELCHMSTDYYARLERERGPQPSESMIASIAQGLHLSLDERDHLFRLAGQAPPVRGAGAVSEHISPGLLRILDRLGDTPAEVITELGETLRQTLPGIALTGDATRFTGPARSIGYRWFADPAVRTLYAPADHAFLSRMFASGLREVATLRGPGSRAARYAQQLLPQSEEFRALWEKHEVGVRPQHVKRFIHPEVGALELNCQALLDPEQSHRLLVYTAVPGSESYDRLRLLTVIGPQVLR; from the coding sequence ATGGAGATCGACCGGGCCGGGCTCGCCGCGTTCCTGCGGCACCGCAGGGAGCTGCTGCAACCCGAGGACGTCGGCCTCCCGCGCGGACAGCGGCGCAGAACCAGCGGGCTGCGCCGGGAGGAGGTCGCCGAGCTCTGCCACATGTCGACCGACTACTACGCCCGGCTGGAGCGCGAGCGCGGCCCGCAGCCGTCCGAGTCGATGATCGCCTCCATCGCGCAGGGGCTGCATCTCTCCCTCGACGAGCGGGACCATCTCTTCCGTCTCGCCGGTCAGGCCCCGCCCGTCCGGGGCGCGGGTGCCGTCAGCGAGCACATCAGCCCCGGCCTGCTGCGCATCCTCGACCGGCTGGGCGACACGCCCGCGGAGGTCATCACCGAACTCGGCGAGACCCTGCGGCAGACCCTGCCCGGCATCGCCCTGACCGGTGACGCCACCCGCTTCACCGGCCCGGCGCGCAGCATCGGCTACCGCTGGTTCGCGGACCCGGCCGTCCGCACGCTCTACGCACCGGCGGACCACGCGTTCCTCTCCAGGATGTTCGCGTCCGGCCTGCGTGAGGTGGCCACCCTCCGGGGCCCTGGCTCGCGGGCCGCACGGTACGCCCAGCAGCTCCTCCCGCAGAGCGAGGAATTCCGCGCTCTGTGGGAGAAGCACGAGGTCGGGGTCCGGCCCCAGCACGTCAAGCGCTTCATCCACCCGGAGGTCGGCGCGCTCGAACTGAACTGCCAGGCCCTCCTCGACCCGGAACAGTCACACCGCCTGCTCGTCTACACCGCGGTCCCGGGCAGTGAGAGTTACGACAGGCTGCGCCTCCTCACGGTCATCGGCCCGCAGGTGCTGCGCTGA
- a CDS encoding cysteine hydrolase family protein — translation MTGSALIVIDMINTYEHKDAELLLPAAEAALPGIVSLLRRARAADVPVIYANDNWGQWRSHHGELLEEALATPHAALVEPLRPDEESLFIVKARHSIFYETPLTYLLAELGVDRVVLTGQVTEQCVLYSALDAHIRRLDVVVPEDAVAAIHPELAEAALSMMRRNMNAEITRAADVAW, via the coding sequence ATGACCGGCTCCGCACTCATCGTCATCGACATGATCAATACATACGAGCACAAGGACGCGGAACTTCTGCTGCCCGCCGCCGAGGCGGCGCTGCCCGGGATCGTGTCACTGCTCCGCCGGGCCCGTGCGGCCGACGTCCCGGTGATCTACGCCAACGACAACTGGGGACAGTGGCGTTCCCATCACGGCGAACTGCTGGAGGAGGCCCTGGCGACGCCGCACGCCGCTCTCGTGGAGCCCCTGCGGCCGGACGAGGAGTCCCTGTTCATCGTGAAGGCCCGGCACTCCATCTTCTACGAGACACCGCTGACGTATCTGCTGGCGGAACTCGGCGTCGACCGGGTGGTTCTGACCGGCCAGGTGACCGAGCAGTGCGTGCTGTACTCGGCGCTCGACGCGCACATCCGGCGTCTCGACGTCGTCGTACCCGAGGATGCCGTGGCCGCCATCCACCCGGAGCTCGCGGAGGCCGCGCTGAGCATGATGCGGCGGAACATGAACGCGGAGATCACGCGGGCCGCGGACGTCGCGTGGTGA
- a CDS encoding SDR family oxidoreductase has product MSDTPRSQAEPQPEPEPQPASQSQPRRPEPDFPQQDQEHPGWTGAMDPPPDHGEDSYRGSGRLQDRKAVLTGGDSGIGRAVALAFAREGADVLFTYLPEEGEEAAETSRLVRDAGRTAVAVPCDIREEEQCLRLVERAVLEFGRIDILVNNAAYQMAQPDGIAAITTEQFDRVMRTNLYGMFWLSKMALPHIPKGGSIINTTSVQAYRPSPHLLDYAMTKGAIATFTQGLAQMVAADGVRVNAVAPGPVWTPLIPATLPDTAEFGKQSPLGRPAQPAEMAPAYVFLASSEASYITAEIVNATGGSPIP; this is encoded by the coding sequence ATGTCCGACACACCCCGTTCCCAGGCCGAGCCCCAGCCCGAGCCCGAGCCCCAGCCCGCGTCCCAGTCCCAGCCTCGGCGGCCCGAGCCGGACTTTCCTCAGCAGGATCAGGAGCATCCCGGGTGGACCGGGGCCATGGACCCACCGCCCGATCACGGGGAGGACTCGTACCGGGGCTCGGGCCGGCTTCAGGACCGTAAGGCCGTGCTGACCGGTGGTGACTCCGGTATCGGGCGGGCCGTCGCGCTGGCCTTCGCGCGGGAGGGCGCCGACGTCCTGTTCACCTACCTGCCCGAGGAAGGCGAGGAGGCGGCGGAGACCTCACGTCTCGTGCGGGACGCGGGCCGCACGGCCGTGGCCGTCCCGTGCGACATCCGGGAGGAGGAGCAGTGCCTGCGGCTGGTCGAACGCGCGGTGCTGGAGTTCGGCCGCATCGACATCCTCGTCAACAACGCCGCCTATCAGATGGCGCAGCCCGACGGCATCGCGGCGATCACCACCGAGCAGTTCGACCGGGTGATGCGTACGAACCTGTACGGCATGTTCTGGCTGTCGAAGATGGCGCTGCCGCACATTCCCAAGGGCGGTTCCATCATCAACACCACCTCGGTGCAGGCGTACCGGCCCAGCCCGCACCTGCTGGACTACGCCATGACCAAGGGTGCCATCGCGACGTTCACCCAGGGGCTGGCCCAGATGGTCGCGGCCGACGGCGTCCGCGTCAACGCCGTGGCGCCGGGTCCTGTCTGGACCCCGCTGATCCCCGCGACACTCCCGGACACCGCGGAGTTCGGGAAGCAGTCCCCGCTCGGCCGCCCCGCGCAGCCCGCGGAAATGGCTCCCGCGTACGTCTTCCTCGCCTCCTCCGAGGCGAGCTACATCACTGCGGAGATCGTCAACGCCACCGGTGGTTCACCCATCCCGTGA
- a CDS encoding ANTAR domain-containing protein, which translates to MRPSQRPGPRRDLVERPLPRAPRETARQVARPDGGMPTGEQLLAETQQLKEALERRPVVDMARGVLMAAWSCTADEGWEILVWVSQHSNTKVHDVAKALIATTQNEPLPAHIEEHLPAARVRWQASRDG; encoded by the coding sequence ATGCGCCCATCCCAGCGCCCCGGCCCCCGGCGCGACCTCGTCGAACGACCTCTGCCCCGCGCGCCGCGCGAAACGGCGCGCCAAGTCGCCCGTCCCGACGGCGGGATGCCCACCGGAGAGCAGCTCCTCGCGGAGACGCAGCAGCTCAAGGAGGCACTGGAGCGGCGGCCGGTCGTCGACATGGCGCGCGGAGTACTGATGGCCGCCTGGTCGTGCACCGCCGACGAGGGCTGGGAGATCCTGGTCTGGGTCTCCCAGCACTCCAACACCAAGGTGCACGACGTGGCGAAGGCCCTCATAGCGACGACACAGAACGAGCCGTTGCCCGCCCACATCGAGGAGCACCTGCCCGCGGCACGGGTGCGGTGGCAGGCGTCACGGGATGGGTGA
- a CDS encoding plasmid stabilization protein, with translation MPQGSNAKRERQYEHIKESAEKRGTSTGRAKEIAARTVNKERARSGESKTASRTSTQDKKSAPQRGGERSHSGAQGPTRDQLYAEAKKRGVDGRSSMNKQQLAKALGR, from the coding sequence ATGCCGCAGGGTTCCAACGCGAAGCGTGAACGCCAGTACGAGCACATCAAGGAGAGCGCCGAGAAGCGCGGCACCTCCACGGGGCGTGCGAAGGAGATCGCCGCACGCACCGTGAACAAGGAGAGGGCCCGTTCCGGCGAGTCGAAGACGGCGAGCAGGACGTCCACCCAGGACAAGAAGTCGGCCCCGCAACGCGGCGGCGAGCGGTCCCACAGCGGCGCCCAGGGGCCGACGAGGGACCAGCTGTACGCGGAGGCGAAGAAGCGCGGTGTCGACGGCCGTTCGTCGATGAACAAACAGCAACTGGCCAAGGCCCTCGGCCGCTGA